From the genome of Methylomonas sp. UP202, one region includes:
- the msrP gene encoding protein-methionine-sulfoxide reductase catalytic subunit MsrP, with the protein MLIKTRPAFRDHDVTDPAVFQARRVLLKAMGLASAAPWTLAAATEDRQSIADANAVTPARLVEQYNNYYELAFDKESVAQLARHIAVEPWQIEIAGEVEKPGVYSLEDILRDHPLQERIYRLRCVEGWSAVIPWLGFPLADLLKRAQPLSAARFVKFTSAAQPEAMPKLRAGAMLDWPYVEGLRLDEAMHPLTMLASGMYGRDLPKQNGAPLRLVVPWKYGFKSIKAIVKIELTRRAPLTSWSRYAPSEYGFYANVNPAVAHPRWTQTSERVLGSDFFTPRRKTELFNGYADQVGQLYSQMDLKHFF; encoded by the coding sequence ATGTTGATTAAAACCCGCCCGGCCTTTCGCGATCACGACGTGACCGACCCAGCCGTATTCCAAGCCCGCCGCGTTCTTCTGAAAGCCATGGGGCTGGCCTCCGCCGCGCCGTGGACCTTGGCCGCCGCGACCGAAGACCGGCAATCGATAGCCGACGCCAACGCCGTTACCCCAGCCAGGCTGGTCGAGCAATACAACAACTACTACGAGCTAGCTTTCGACAAGGAAAGCGTCGCGCAATTGGCTAGACATATCGCCGTCGAGCCTTGGCAAATCGAAATCGCCGGCGAAGTCGAAAAGCCCGGCGTCTACAGCCTCGAGGACATACTGCGCGACCACCCCCTCCAGGAACGCATCTACCGCTTACGCTGCGTGGAAGGTTGGTCCGCGGTAATTCCGTGGCTAGGCTTTCCGTTGGCGGACTTGCTGAAACGCGCTCAACCGCTGTCCGCCGCCCGTTTCGTCAAGTTCACCTCGGCCGCGCAACCCGAGGCCATGCCCAAATTGCGGGCCGGCGCGATGTTGGACTGGCCTTACGTCGAAGGACTACGCCTGGACGAAGCGATGCATCCGTTAACGATGTTGGCCAGCGGCATGTACGGACGGGATCTACCCAAGCAAAATGGGGCGCCGCTGCGCTTGGTCGTACCCTGGAAATATGGCTTCAAAAGCATCAAGGCCATCGTCAAAATCGAATTGACCCGGCGAGCGCCGTTGACGTCCTGGAGCCGCTACGCGCCGAGCGAATACGGCTTTTACGCCAACGTCAACCCGGCGGTGGCCCATCCGCGCTGGACCCAAACCAGCGAGCGCGTACTCGGCTCGGATTTTTTCACGCCGCGCCGCAAAACCGAATTGTTCAACG
- a CDS encoding sterol desaturase family protein translates to MNAAIDTQPAAAIAFNQALFGLAILAFVALLVLEKRQPHLPFSTKIYKESLVTNTAAFLINNLILTVLRASSLFLVAQQFADFGLLGKLDNGPVKWLLAFAFFDLAIYAWHYASHRFEWLWRFHKIHHSDKCFNVSTGFRFHVFDLLLEILYKCVFVVLIGVDAYLVLSIEIIELFFIFFHHANLRVPHEQTLSQLIITPSLHRTHHSKLRSEHDSNYGIVLAIWDRLFGTRLELAPAQIGLDLIEAENFIQLFSLAFITERQFRKLLRWIPNSKKP, encoded by the coding sequence ATGAACGCCGCAATCGATACCCAACCCGCCGCCGCGATCGCTTTTAATCAAGCCTTGTTCGGGCTAGCCATTCTGGCCTTCGTCGCTTTACTGGTTTTGGAAAAACGTCAGCCCCATTTGCCGTTTTCGACCAAAATCTACAAAGAATCGCTGGTGACCAACACCGCCGCCTTTTTAATCAACAATCTGATATTGACGGTATTGCGCGCCTCGTCGCTATTTCTGGTCGCGCAACAATTCGCCGATTTCGGTCTACTTGGCAAGTTGGACAACGGTCCGGTGAAATGGCTGTTGGCCTTCGCCTTTTTCGATTTGGCGATTTACGCTTGGCACTATGCCAGTCATCGCTTCGAATGGCTGTGGCGGTTCCACAAAATCCACCATAGCGACAAGTGTTTCAACGTCTCGACCGGCTTTCGCTTCCACGTCTTCGACCTGTTGCTGGAAATCCTCTACAAATGCGTGTTCGTGGTATTGATTGGGGTGGATGCCTATCTAGTGCTATCGATCGAAATCATCGAACTGTTTTTCATCTTTTTTCACCACGCCAACCTGCGCGTGCCGCACGAGCAGACCCTGTCGCAACTGATTATCACCCCGTCGCTGCACCGCACCCACCACTCTAAATTGCGTAGCGAACACGACAGTAACTACGGCATCGTGCTGGCAATATGGGACCGGCTGTTCGGCACCCGGCTGGAATTGGCGCCGGCCCAGATCGGACTGGATTTGATCGAAGCGGAAAATTTCATTCAATTGTTTTCGCTGGCCTTCATTACCGAACGCCAGTTTCGCAAGTTGCTGCGTTGGATACCCAACAGCAAAAAGCCGTGA
- a CDS encoding PAS domain-containing protein, whose translation MPFVVKKDSGIIPQILSAILDECVNGVTLADPDLDDAPIVYANKAFERLTGYGSDEIVGHNCRFLQGEDRDQPARRQIAEAMRKHESVEVELRNYKKDGTLFHNRLRIIPLFDNKQRVMYYLGVQYDITQQVNADHEIQALSALLGSTPGQTG comes from the coding sequence ATGCCTTTCGTAGTCAAAAAAGACAGCGGCATCATTCCGCAAATTCTATCGGCGATACTCGACGAATGCGTCAACGGCGTGACGTTGGCCGATCCCGATCTCGACGATGCCCCCATCGTTTACGCCAACAAGGCCTTCGAGCGCCTGACCGGATACGGTAGCGATGAAATCGTCGGCCACAATTGCCGGTTTTTGCAAGGTGAAGACCGCGATCAGCCGGCCCGCCGCCAAATTGCGGAAGCGATGCGTAAGCATGAATCGGTCGAAGTCGAATTGCGAAATTACAAGAAAGACGGCACCCTGTTTCACAACCGGCTGCGCATTATCCCGCTGTTCGATAACAAACAACGGGTGATGTACTACCTCGGCGTGCAATACGACATTACCCAGCAAGTCAACGCCGACCACGAAATCCAAGCCCTCTCCGCCCTGCTGGGCAGCACGCCCGGCCAAACCGGTTAA
- a CDS encoding SRPBCC family protein, whose amino-acid sequence MPIKLPFDATRPVAGQASVEIEKPITEVFDFVGTRFFDNYPKWAEELLAFQALDGEEVFVGAKARQCILENGEPIESVFEITEYQPEDTLIFRGLTSPYRHSYLLEGLNDRSPTRLTFRFELLNLDVFMRPFEKLIRAAIEDGAENTVENIRNLIVAESP is encoded by the coding sequence ATGCCTATCAAGCTACCGTTCGACGCCACCAGACCGGTCGCCGGCCAAGCCAGTGTCGAGATCGAAAAACCGATCACTGAAGTGTTCGATTTCGTCGGCACCCGCTTTTTCGACAATTACCCGAAATGGGCCGAAGAATTATTGGCGTTTCAAGCCTTGGACGGCGAGGAAGTGTTCGTCGGCGCCAAGGCTCGACAATGCATACTCGAAAACGGCGAGCCCATCGAATCGGTGTTCGAAATCACCGAATACCAACCCGAAGACACCCTGATTTTTCGCGGCTTGACGTCGCCGTATCGGCATAGTTATTTACTCGAAGGCCTAAACGACCGCAGCCCGACTCGCCTGACCTTTCGCTTCGAGTTGCTCAATCTCGACGTGTTCATGCGTCCCTTCGAAAAACTGATCCGAGCGGCGATAGAAGACGGCGCCGAAAATACCGTCGAAAACATTCGCAACCTGATCGTCGCCGAGTCGCCTTAG
- the ftsH gene encoding ATP-dependent zinc metalloprotease FtsH, whose translation MKKFLIFITIIAAIGIVVSAVLNRSLPDYDPHYEISYSDFIEDVRNKVVTEVVISGYDVEGRRQNGTRFVTYNPNDARMIDELLEYGVKIKVEKPQPPSTLFQILMSWAPTLLLIAVLVYFMRRQQGAGPGGQMGFGKSRAKLMAEDQVKVRFGDVAGVEEAKEDVKEMVDFLKDPSKYEALGGKIPRGVLMVGPPGTGKTLLARAIAGEAGVPFFSISGSDFVEMFVGVGAARVRDMFEQAKKRAPCIIFIDEIDAVGRQRGSGNLGNDEREQTLNQLLVEMDGFSGNEGIIVIAATNRADVLDKALLRPGRFDRQVQVGLPDIKGREQILKVHGARVPLAEDVNINDLARGTPGFSGAELANLINEGALFAARNNKKVVSMAELDKARDKMIMGAEKRTMVMSRDDLLMTAYHEAGHAIVGRLVPEHDPVYKVSIMPRGGALGITMFLPERDQYSASKDKLESQISSLFGGRVAEALIYGKNKVTTGASNDIMRATQLARNMVTKWGLSERLGPMDYGDSEGGYMGPQSKPMSEKMAQVIDDEIRAVVDTNYNRAETILKENIEILHNMAHALLDWETLDKFQIDQLMRGHQIAPPEPEPEPVVAEDADAEPADANPIDGSLEPGPALAS comes from the coding sequence ATGAAAAAATTCTTAATCTTCATTACGATCATCGCGGCGATCGGTATCGTGGTATCGGCGGTGCTCAACCGCAGCCTGCCCGATTACGATCCGCATTACGAAATCTCTTATTCGGATTTCATCGAGGATGTCCGCAACAAAGTCGTTACCGAAGTCGTGATTAGCGGTTACGACGTCGAGGGCCGCCGTCAGAACGGCACCCGCTTCGTCACCTATAACCCGAATGACGCCCGGATGATCGACGAATTGTTGGAATACGGCGTCAAGATCAAAGTCGAAAAACCGCAACCGCCGTCAACCTTATTTCAAATACTGATGTCGTGGGCGCCAACCTTGCTATTGATCGCGGTGCTGGTTTATTTCATGCGCCGTCAGCAAGGCGCGGGTCCCGGCGGCCAAATGGGCTTCGGCAAAAGCCGCGCCAAATTGATGGCCGAAGACCAGGTCAAGGTTCGCTTCGGCGACGTGGCCGGCGTCGAGGAAGCCAAGGAAGACGTCAAGGAAATGGTCGACTTTCTAAAAGACCCCAGCAAATACGAAGCCCTGGGCGGCAAAATCCCGCGCGGCGTGCTGATGGTCGGCCCTCCCGGAACCGGTAAGACTCTGCTGGCCAGAGCCATCGCCGGCGAAGCGGGCGTGCCGTTCTTCTCGATCTCCGGTTCGGACTTCGTCGAAATGTTCGTCGGGGTAGGCGCGGCCAGGGTCCGCGACATGTTCGAGCAAGCCAAAAAGAGAGCGCCTTGCATCATCTTCATCGACGAGATCGACGCGGTTGGCCGCCAGCGCGGCAGCGGCAATCTAGGCAACGACGAACGCGAACAAACCCTGAACCAGTTATTGGTGGAAATGGACGGTTTCAGCGGCAACGAAGGCATTATTGTCATCGCCGCCACCAACCGCGCCGACGTGCTGGATAAGGCGCTGCTGCGTCCCGGCCGGTTCGACCGCCAGGTGCAAGTCGGCTTGCCGGACATCAAGGGCCGCGAGCAAATCCTCAAAGTCCACGGCGCGCGGGTGCCGCTGGCCGAGGACGTCAACATCAACGATCTGGCCCGCGGCACGCCGGGATTTTCCGGCGCCGAACTGGCCAATCTCATCAACGAAGGCGCGCTGTTTGCGGCTCGCAACAACAAAAAAGTGGTGTCGATGGCCGAACTCGACAAGGCCCGCGACAAAATGATCATGGGCGCCGAGAAACGCACGATGGTAATGAGCCGCGACGATCTGCTGATGACCGCCTACCACGAGGCCGGCCACGCGATTGTCGGCCGCTTGGTGCCCGAGCACGATCCGGTTTACAAGGTCAGCATCATGCCGCGCGGCGGCGCGCTGGGCATCACGATGTTCCTGCCCGAGCGCGATCAGTACAGCGCCAGCAAGGATAAATTGGAGAGCCAAATCTCCAGTCTGTTCGGCGGCCGGGTCGCCGAAGCGTTGATCTACGGTAAGAACAAGGTCACCACCGGCGCTTCGAACGACATCATGCGCGCCACCCAACTGGCCCGGAATATGGTGACCAAATGGGGCTTGTCGGAACGACTGGGGCCAATGGACTACGGCGACAGCGAAGGCGGTTACATGGGTCCGCAATCCAAGCCGATGTCGGAAAAAATGGCACAAGTGATCGACGACGAGATTCGTGCGGTGGTCGATACGAATTACAACCGCGCCGAGACCATTTTGAAGGAAAACATCGAAATCCTGCACAACATGGCGCACGCCCTGCTGGACTGGGAAACCCTGGATAAATTTCAAATCGACCAACTGATGCGCGGCCACCAAATCGCGCCGCCGGAACCCGAGCCGGAACCGGTGGTTGCCGAGGATGCGGATGCGGAGCCCGCCGACGCAAACCCAATAGACGGAAGCCTGGAACCGGGACCGGCCCTGGCGTCTTAA
- the hflC gene encoding protease modulator HflC: protein MSSRIQVLIPSSLLLLILAYMSVFYVREHEKAILFRLGEMVSADYKPGLHFKTPIINNVSTFDARVLTLDAKSERFLTSEKKNVIVDSFAKWRIGDVGLFYTTVGGDEFQANLRLDQIMKDAMRSEFGVRTIKQLISEDRSELRNTLLQKLAPTAAKFGIELIDIRVKRIDLPPEVSSSVYQRMRAERERVAREFRSQGAESAEQISAEADKQRQVIVANAQRDAENIRGRGDAGSAEIYAKSFGRNPEFYAFYRSLQAYQTSFEKTQDTLVLKPDSDFFKYFSSEK from the coding sequence ATGAGCAGCCGAATCCAAGTCCTGATTCCCAGCAGTCTGTTGTTACTGATTTTGGCCTACATGTCCGTGTTTTACGTCCGCGAACATGAAAAAGCCATCCTGTTCCGTCTCGGTGAAATGGTTAGCGCCGATTACAAGCCGGGACTCCATTTTAAGACCCCCATCATCAATAACGTCAGCACGTTTGATGCGCGCGTGCTGACCTTGGATGCCAAGTCCGAGCGTTTTCTTACCTCCGAAAAGAAGAACGTTATAGTCGACTCGTTCGCCAAGTGGCGAATCGGTGATGTGGGTCTTTTTTATACCACGGTCGGCGGCGACGAGTTTCAAGCGAACCTGCGCCTGGACCAAATCATGAAGGACGCGATGCGTAGCGAGTTCGGCGTCAGGACCATCAAACAACTGATATCCGAAGACCGCAGCGAGTTGCGCAACACTTTGCTGCAAAAACTGGCGCCGACCGCGGCCAAGTTCGGCATCGAGCTGATCGACATCCGCGTCAAACGCATCGATTTGCCACCGGAAGTCAGCAGCTCGGTTTATCAAAGGATGCGCGCCGAACGGGAACGGGTCGCCCGGGAATTCCGTTCGCAAGGCGCCGAAAGCGCCGAACAAATCAGCGCCGAGGCCGACAAGCAGCGGCAAGTCATCGTAGCCAACGCCCAGCGAGATGCCGAAAACATTCGCGGCCGCGGCGACGCCGGCTCCGCCGAAATCTATGCGAAAAGTTTCGGACGCAATCCGGAGTTCTACGCCTTTTACCGCTCGCTGCAGGCGTACCAAACCTCGTTCGAGAAAACTCAGGATACCCTGGTGTTGAAACCGGATTCGGACTTTTTCAAATACTTCTCCAGCGAAAAATAA
- the hflK gene encoding FtsH protease activity modulator HflK: MSSEKQNTGKHEPQPDWKLEVDKQWRQFSGKANDFYNDHKHLFSMSKVASMLGGTLVVAWLGSGFYIVGEGNRGVVARFGAYADTTLPGPHWHFPLPIEEVTIVNVEQQRFIEIGYRDSSRLSKSSLIPAESLMLTADENIINVRLAVQYQVNNAKNYLYSVKDNENTLKQVTESVERAVIGRNNMDFVLTEGRSQIVAELKEQIQQAMDDYRTGITIASVNLQDAQPPEEVQGAFEDAIRAREDKQRLINEAEAYSNEIIPKARGAASRIIQEAEAYEAEKLAKAKGETERFDQLLVEYEKNPAITRKRLYLEAKEKLYSSTNKIMLGADGANPMLYMPLPQTVSHPASSATTGGVEAEHNIEPSAKDKNAARKSSGGDLRPSRSKP; the protein is encoded by the coding sequence ATGTCATCAGAAAAACAAAATACCGGTAAACACGAGCCGCAGCCGGACTGGAAGCTGGAGGTGGACAAACAATGGCGACAGTTTTCGGGCAAGGCCAACGATTTTTATAACGATCACAAACACCTGTTTTCCATGTCCAAGGTAGCTTCGATGCTCGGCGGCACGCTGGTCGTCGCTTGGCTGGGCAGCGGCTTTTACATCGTTGGAGAAGGCAATCGCGGCGTGGTCGCCCGTTTCGGCGCCTATGCCGACACGACGCTACCTGGCCCGCATTGGCACTTTCCGCTGCCGATAGAAGAGGTCACCATCGTCAACGTCGAGCAACAACGCTTCATCGAAATCGGCTACCGCGATTCCAGCCGCTTGAGCAAATCGTCGTTGATTCCGGCGGAATCCTTAATGTTGACCGCGGACGAAAACATCATCAATGTCCGTCTGGCGGTGCAATATCAGGTCAACAACGCCAAAAACTACTTGTACAGCGTCAAGGATAACGAAAACACCTTAAAGCAAGTCACCGAAAGCGTCGAACGAGCGGTGATCGGCCGTAACAACATGGACTTCGTACTGACCGAGGGCCGCAGTCAGATCGTCGCCGAACTGAAGGAACAGATTCAACAAGCGATGGACGACTACCGCACCGGCATCACGATCGCCAGCGTCAACTTGCAAGACGCTCAACCGCCAGAAGAAGTTCAAGGCGCGTTCGAGGACGCGATTCGGGCGCGGGAGGACAAACAACGCTTGATCAACGAAGCCGAAGCCTATTCCAACGAGATTATCCCTAAGGCCCGCGGTGCCGCGTCTCGAATCATCCAGGAGGCCGAGGCTTACGAGGCTGAGAAACTCGCCAAAGCCAAGGGCGAAACCGAACGTTTCGATCAGTTATTGGTGGAATACGAGAAAAACCCGGCGATTACCCGCAAGCGTCTCTATCTGGAAGCCAAGGAAAAACTGTACAGCAGTACCAATAAAATCATGTTGGGCGCCGACGGCGCCAACCCGATGCTGTACATGCCGCTACCGCAAACCGTCAGCCATCCGGCCAGTTCGGCGACCACCGGCGGAGTAGAAGCCGAGCATAACATCGAACCGTCCGCAAAAGATAAAAATGCCGCCCGCAAAAGCAGCGGTGGCGATTTACGCCCAAGCAGGAGCAAACCATGA
- a CDS encoding RNA polymerase sigma factor RpoD/SigA: MSELTASNAFEEIQPTQESETSRLAGKLEQARQHLSVLIRNDRSAAQALAEQLIRQLQKGGDCSELVASRSQQDYKALLDTLAIGLNVDCSHCPDQSDDTVDDELVQEDYFVQLFEPQRLNQCDAIRTLLPLLDKLHFMPVFLLAVAASAEALIEDTAYKARLTAARKELKTARQQMISANTGLVAFVAHKYKTSNLSFDDLMQEGLVGLIKAVDRFDPDRGICFSTYAIYWIKQAISRLIVKQERIVRLPVALAEKANTVFDAMRTCYLKNERWPTLEELKAGCDLSEQEIKTISSYYQATHSLDAAVNDDEDGLDLMAKMQQHQFSLPLDELIERDLAQYVDKAVASLPEKQAAILTMRFGLRDHTEMTLQAVADQLHVTRERVRQIQNDALKKLKQQFGFDLMLFLEPRDG; encoded by the coding sequence ATGTCAGAGCTCACCGCTTCCAATGCATTCGAAGAGATTCAACCGACGCAAGAATCGGAAACCTCTCGGCTGGCCGGCAAACTGGAACAGGCCCGGCAACATCTGTCCGTCCTGATTCGGAACGACCGGAGCGCCGCACAAGCCCTGGCCGAACAATTGATAAGGCAACTGCAAAAAGGCGGCGATTGTTCCGAGCTGGTGGCCTCCAGAAGTCAGCAAGACTACAAAGCCTTGTTGGACACGCTCGCCATCGGTTTGAACGTCGATTGCAGCCACTGCCCGGATCAGAGCGACGACACTGTCGATGACGAACTTGTACAAGAAGATTACTTTGTACAACTTTTCGAACCGCAAAGGCTCAATCAATGCGACGCCATCCGAACTCTATTACCGCTGCTGGACAAGTTGCACTTCATGCCCGTGTTCTTATTGGCCGTCGCCGCCAGCGCCGAAGCCTTGATCGAGGATACGGCGTACAAGGCGCGATTGACGGCGGCCAGAAAGGAATTGAAAACCGCCCGCCAACAAATGATCAGCGCCAACACCGGCCTGGTGGCCTTCGTCGCCCACAAATACAAAACCAGCAATCTGAGTTTCGACGATTTGATGCAGGAGGGGCTGGTGGGACTCATCAAGGCGGTCGACCGTTTCGATCCGGATCGGGGTATCTGCTTTTCCACGTATGCGATTTACTGGATCAAGCAAGCGATTTCCCGCTTGATCGTCAAGCAGGAGCGCATCGTTCGCCTGCCGGTCGCGCTGGCCGAAAAAGCCAACACCGTGTTCGACGCGATGCGTACCTGTTATTTAAAGAACGAACGTTGGCCGACGCTTGAAGAACTGAAAGCGGGTTGCGACCTGTCGGAACAGGAAATCAAGACTATCAGCAGCTACTACCAAGCGACCCATTCGCTGGACGCGGCGGTCAACGACGACGAAGACGGCCTGGATCTGATGGCGAAAATGCAACAACACCAATTCAGTTTACCGCTGGATGAACTAATAGAAAGGGATTTGGCTCAATACGTCGACAAAGCGGTGGCATCCTTGCCGGAGAAGCAAGCGGCCATTCTGACGATGCGTTTCGGATTGCGCGATCATACCGAAATGACCTTACAGGCCGTCGCGGACCAACTGCATGTCACCCGGGAAAGAGTTCGGCAAATTCAGAACGATGCCTTAAAAAAACTGAAACAACAGTTTGGTTTTGACCTTATGCTATTTCTCGAGCCCAGGGACGGCTAA
- a CDS encoding MerR family transcriptional regulator has protein sequence MYSIKAITSLTGLTPETLRAWERRYSCITPSRTGTGRRYYSQQDLEKLTLLVNLTRNGHPISKIAGMDCPQLRAFQEQAAPTVAEPRTLPLIEQIVDALAEYRIERCEQLLKRALLASEPLDYARDVLLPALHKVGYLWEQGRLNIAQEHMFSSCVQRIVLTMVNNLHRPSPNNPSIMFATPSGEPHEFGILLCCLVASAQQYQCYYLGADLPAADIVAAAAHLRPDALVMGLVKTPPETATLLELKQILGASLDSKLWLGGSGADYIASHALADLSRCELIGDIDHFDAKIKQQRVLS, from the coding sequence ATGTACTCAATCAAGGCCATTACCTCGTTGACCGGCTTGACCCCCGAGACCCTTAGGGCCTGGGAGAGACGCTATTCGTGTATCACGCCGTCCCGCACCGGTACCGGTCGGCGCTATTATTCCCAGCAAGACTTGGAAAAACTGACCTTGCTGGTCAATCTGACTCGCAACGGCCATCCGATCAGTAAGATCGCCGGCATGGATTGCCCGCAATTACGGGCGTTCCAGGAACAAGCCGCGCCGACGGTGGCCGAGCCGCGCACTTTGCCGCTGATCGAGCAAATCGTCGATGCATTAGCCGAGTATCGGATCGAGCGTTGCGAGCAACTGTTGAAACGGGCGCTGTTGGCAAGCGAGCCGTTGGACTACGCCAGAGACGTTTTGTTGCCGGCGTTGCATAAAGTCGGTTATTTGTGGGAGCAGGGCCGATTGAACATTGCCCAGGAACATATGTTTTCGAGTTGCGTGCAGCGTATCGTGCTGACGATGGTCAACAATTTGCACCGACCCTCGCCTAACAACCCGTCCATCATGTTCGCGACCCCGAGCGGCGAGCCGCATGAATTCGGAATCCTGTTGTGTTGCCTGGTGGCTTCGGCCCAGCAATACCAATGTTATTACCTCGGCGCCGATTTGCCGGCGGCCGATATTGTCGCCGCCGCCGCGCATTTACGTCCGGACGCGCTGGTCATGGGGCTGGTGAAGACGCCGCCGGAAACAGCGACGCTCTTGGAACTAAAACAGATACTCGGCGCCAGTCTCGACAGCAAGCTTTGGTTGGGCGGCAGCGGCGCGGATTACATAGCCTCACACGCCCTGGCGGATTTGTCCCGGTGCGAATTGATCGGCGACATCGATCATTTCGACGCCAAGATCAAACAGCAACGGGTGCTGAGTTAG
- a CDS encoding GNAT family N-acetyltransferase, with amino-acid sequence MHIIDLAAEPEHLPTLAAWHHQQWADLNPGFVLSERVARMQAYLGADLVPSTFVGKWQGRLAGSAAIIESDMDTRPELSPWLASVYVAPEFRDRGVGSALVRHAMAQVEAAGVGALYLFTPDRASFYRRLGWRSVAEEFYRGHAVTVMRVDF; translated from the coding sequence ATGCACATTATCGATTTAGCGGCCGAGCCCGAGCATCTGCCAACCTTGGCTGCTTGGCACCATCAGCAGTGGGCCGACTTAAACCCCGGCTTCGTCCTGAGTGAGCGGGTCGCTCGAATGCAGGCTTATCTGGGCGCGGACTTGGTGCCGAGTACTTTTGTCGGCAAGTGGCAGGGTAGGCTGGCTGGCTCCGCCGCTATCATCGAATCCGACATGGATACCCGGCCGGAACTGAGTCCGTGGTTGGCCAGCGTCTACGTGGCGCCGGAATTTCGCGATCGCGGCGTCGGTTCGGCACTAGTGCGCCATGCGATGGCGCAAGTCGAGGCGGCCGGCGTCGGCGCTTTATATTTGTTCACGCCGGATCGCGCGAGTTTTTACCGCCGTCTAGGTTGGCGGAGCGTGGCCGAGGAATTTTACCGAGGCCACGCCGTGACGGTGATGCGGGTGGATTTTTGA